A region of Carassius gibelio isolate Cgi1373 ecotype wild population from Czech Republic chromosome B11, carGib1.2-hapl.c, whole genome shotgun sequence DNA encodes the following proteins:
- the LOC127968572 gene encoding nucleus accumbens-associated protein 1 isoform X2 produces MAQMLQMAIPNFGNNVLECLNEQRLQGLYCDVSVVVKGHTFKAHRAVLAASSSYFRDMFNSGSKSSVVELPPAVQPQSFQQILSFCYTGRLCMNLGDQFLLMYTAGFLQIQQIMEKGTEFFLKVSSPSCDSQGLHTEETPPSEPQSPVAQTGSGTVGAVPTATARPASCLTPLPLVSRVKTEQQPQAQQPQQEASSYSVVCTPVAKRLWEGGSREGGGGSGGGGGMRKAPRYSQDVSRCTGGAQPQSAALLGGSGTSNSNSNNNNNNSSSTPEGTSPGTPSMYTSDSPISYHDDDEEEEITDETTEEQYRQICNMYTMYSMLNVGATASERVESLPDHLTVESRGRGVRVRQDLASLPTELIAQIGNRCHPKLYEEGDPAEKLELVTSTSVFISRAQLMNCHVSAGTRHKVLLRRLLAAFFDRSTLANSCGTGIRSSTNDPNRKPLDSRVLHAVKFYCQNFAPSFKESEMNAIAADMCTNARRVVRKSWIPKLKLLMAESDAYANFLPDAAKMESDGLAVEHAFDTGSLEGGTASESGQSSTDALQGVSGDGNSLF; encoded by the exons ATGGCTCAGATGCTGCAGATGGCGATTCCCAACTTTGGCAACAATGTCCTGGAGTGTCTTAATGAGCAGAGACTTCAGGGACTGTACTGTGATGTGTCAGTGGTGGTGAAGGGTCACACATTTAAAGCCCACCGGGCAGTGCTGGCTGCCAGCAGCTCCTACTTTCGAGATATGTTCAACTCTGGAAGTAAGAGCTCCGTCGTGGAGTTACCACCAGCAGTCCAGCCTCAGAGCTTCCAGCAGATCCTTTCCTTCTGTTACACAGGCCGACTTTGCATGAACTTGGGTGATCAGTTTCTGTTAATGTACACGGCAGGATTCCTACAGATTCAGCAGATTATGGAAAAAGGCACAGAGTTCTTCCTAAAGGTCAGCTCACCAAGTTGTGATTCACAGGGCCTTCACACAGAAGAAACACCACCCTCAGAACCCCAGAGCCCTGTTGCTCAAACTGGAAGTGGTACTGTAGGTGCAGTCCCCACAGCAACAGCTCGACCTGCTTCCTGCCTAACACCCCTTCCATTGGTGTCAAGGGTGAAGACAGAGCAGCAACCTCAGGCCCAGCAGCCCCAACAAGAAGCATCATCATATTCAGTGGTTTGCACTCCAGTTGCTAAGCGTCTTTGGGAGGGAGGTAGCCGTGAAGGAGGTGGAGGATCAGGAGGAGGGGGAGGTATGAGGAAAGCACCCCGCTATTCGCAGGACGTGTCAAGGTGCACAGGAGGGGCACAGCCTCAAAGTGCAGCCTTATTGGGTGGAAGCGGTACCAGTAatagcaacagcaacaacaataacaacaacagcagTAGCACACCGGAAGGCACCAGCCCAGGCACACCCAGCATGTACACCAGTGATTCGCCAATCTCTTACCATGACGATGATGAAGAAGAGGAAATCACAGATGAAACCACGGAAGAACAGTACAGACAAATCTGTAATATGTACACTATGTACAGCATGTTAAACGTAGGGGCAACGG CCAGCGAACGAGTGGAATCACTTCCAGACCACCTCACAGTTGAATCAAGGGGAAGAGGAGTTCGAGTGAGGCAAGATCTGGCCTCTCTTCCCACTGAGCTTATTGCACAGATCGGAAACCGCTGTCATCCTAAACTCTATGAAGAAGGTGACCCTGCTGAGAAACTGGAGCTAGTAACAAGCACCAGTGTTTTTATTTCACGTGCTCAGCTGATGAACTGCCACGTTAGTGCGGGCACACGCCACAAAGTGTTGCTCAGGCGGCTCCTTGCTGCCTTTTTTGACCG AAGCACCCTTGCAAACAGCTGTGGGACAGGCATTCGGTCCTCCACAAATGACCCCAACCGCAAGCCACTGGACAGTCGGGTTCTCCATGCTGTTAAGT TTTACTGCCAGAACTTTGCTCCTAGTTTTAAAGAGAGTGAAATGAATGCGATCGCTGCAGACATGTGCACTAATGCGCGGCGTGTGGTACGCAAGAGCTGGATTCCGAAACTGAAGCTTCTGATGGCAGAAAGTGATGCTTATGCCAACTTTCTTCCGGACGCTGCCAAAATGGAGTCTGATGGCTTGGCTGTGGAGCATGCTTTTGACACAGGATCCCTTGAAGGTGGTACAGCCTCAGAATCAGGCCAGTCATCTACAGATGCCCTGCAAGGTGTGAGCGGGGATGGTAACAGCTTGTTTTAG
- the LOC127968203 gene encoding immediate early response gene 2 protein-like, whose product MDVEAKRIMALSISKLYSLRTQRGGLRLHRSLLLSMTVRAARDIYHTAQLLRDAEEEQVVPCAPEAAPEEPMEISKDTPKEVAVKPKETLQEDKENRCASEQHSRKRRGKTALEADFLPLKKAKMETDEEKQHLQGEVLRTNNGNSCRQTETLTSFPSNRAIVAC is encoded by the coding sequence ATGGACGTCGAGGCCAAGAGAATCATGGCTCTCTCTATTAGTAAACTGTATTCATTAAGGACCCAGCGCGGGGGACTGAGACTTCACCGGAGTCTCCTGCTCTCCATGACCGTGAGAGCCGCGCGGGACATCTACCACACCGCGCAGCTGCTCAGAGACGCGGAGGAGGAGCAGGTCGTTCCGTGCGCCCCCGAAGCGGCTCCAGAGGAACCCATGGAGATTAGTAAAGACACTCCGAAGGAGGTCGCAGTGAAACCTAAAGAGACTCTACAAGAGGACAAAGAGAACCGATGCGCTTCTGAACAGCACTCCAGGAAGCGCCGCGGCAAGACGGCGCTCGAGGCTGACTTTCTGCCTCTGAAGAAGGCAAAAATGGAAACGGATGAGGAGAAGCAACATCTCCAGGGCGAGGTTCTGAGGACTAATAATGGAAACAGCTGTCGCCAGACTGAAACTCTGACTTCCTTCCCATCAAATCGAGCCATCGTGGCGTGTTGA
- the LOC127968649 gene encoding tRNA (guanine(26)-N(2))-dimethyltransferase has protein sequence MDSKKEAEDSLDTSSAGADSTSTALPEEETQPSSSTESCQTSSTEAGLLPGETVVREGKAAILFPSANEVFYNPVQEFNRDLTCAVITEYAREQLAQRGVRILIPGEKDRVVVRLSEEKNGREEEDASEQTGNEQQMEEEGDKKEFITASVGERCEQGLRVLEGLAASGLRSVRFALELPGLKSITANDYSAKAAALIARNAQHNNVSHILQASQRDASMVMYEARGRKERYDVIDLDPYGSPSPFLDAAVQAVSEGGLLCITCTDMAVMAGNSGETCYSKYGSVSIKSKYCHEMALRIILHSLDQRAAVYQRYIEPLLSVSVDFYIRVFVRVKTGQVVVKNSASKQALLYNCVGCGAFHLQRMGKKMSKGKHMKYSAATGPPVGPSCEHCGQRHQLGGPIWAEPIHDITFVQKVLSAVSGNPTRFKTSKRIEGVLSMVTEELQDIPLYYVLDHLSSTVHCNTPSMLQFRSALLHAGYRVSLSHACKNAVKTDAPAEVLWDIIRCWEKTNPVKRERLSETSPAHHILSKEPTLQACFEIREDANPQSRKRHLTRFQENPQANWGPKARAKAGGKISSELEDKRKQFQGKRKKPITDSSQLKTFPCKKFRKGTCTYGDKCCYSHELEKETEEKMD, from the exons ATGGACAGCAAGAAAGAAGCTGAAGACTCCCTGGACACGAGCAGTGCAGGTGCAGACAGTACTAGCACAGCATTACCAGAGGAAGAAACACAACCGTCCAGCTCTACAGAAAGCTGTCAGACCTCATCTACAGAAGCAGGGCTTTTACCAGGGGAGACCGTTGTCAGAGAGGGAAAGGCTGCCATTTTATTCCCAAGTGCTAATGAGGTGTTCTACAACCCTGTGCAGGAGTTCAATCGAGATTTAAC GTGTGCGGTGATCACAGAGTATGCTAGGGAGCAGCTGGCTCAGAGGGGCGTCCGGATCTTGATCCCGGGTGAGAAAGATCGAGTTGTGGTTCGGCTCTCGGAGGAGAAGAATGGAAGAGAGGAAGAGGACGCATCAGAACAGACTGGAAATGAGCAGCAAATGGAAGAAGAGGGTGACAAGAAAGAGTTCATCACTGCATCTGTAGGGGAAAGATGTGAG CAAGGTCTGCGTGTGCTGGAGGGTCTGGCAGCATCAGGCCTGCGTTCTGTACGGTTTGCTCTGGAGCTTCCTGGCCTGAAGAGCATCACTGCTAATGATTACTCTGCTAAAGCTGCTGCCCTGATTGCCCGCAATGCACAACACAACAACGTGTCCCACATACTGCAAGCCAGCCAAAGAGATGCCAG TATGGTGATGTATGAGGCAAGAGGGAGGAAGGAACGATATGATGTTATTGATCTTGACCCCTATGGCAGCCCTTCTCCATTTCTGGATGCAGCTGTGCAGGCTGTCAGTGAGGGTG GGTTGCTTTGCATTACGTGTACGGATATGGCTGTAATGGCTGGAAATAGTGGGGAGACCTGCTACAGCAAATATGGCTCTGTGTCCATCAAGTCCAAATACTGTCATGAGATG gctttgcGTATAATTCTGCACAGTTTAGATCAGAGAGCAGCTGTTTATCAGCGCTACATTGAACCTCTCTTGAGTGTGAGTGTGGATTTCTACATCCGTGTATTCGTCAGAGTCAAAACAGGCCAGGTCGTGGTCAAAAACTCTGCAAG TAAGCAGGCGCTGCTGTATAACTGTGTCGGATGTGGTGCGTTTCATCTTCAGAGGATGGGGAAGAAGATGAGCAAAGGCAAACA TATGAAGTATTCGGCAGCCACTGGACCACCTGTAGGGCCCAGCTGTGAACACTGTGGCCAGAGGCACCAG TTGGGCGGTCCCATCTGGGCGGAGCCTATTCATGACATTACATTTGTTCAGAAGGTTCTGAGTGCTGTTTCGGGGAACCCCACCCGCTTCAAAACGTCCAAGCGGATCGAGGGGGTGCTTAGCATGGTGACCGAG GAGCTGCAGGATATTCCTCTGTATTATGTTTTGGATCATTTGAGCAGCACAGTTCACTGCAACACTCCGTCCATGCTGCAGTTCAG GTCAGCTCTCCTGCATGCTGGGTACAGAGTGTCTCTCTCTCATGCTTGTAAAAATGCAGTGAAGACCGACGCTCCTGCTGAGGTGTTGTGGGATATCATTCGTTGCTGG GAAAAGACCAACCCCGTGAAGAGAGAGCGATTATCAGAAACCAGTCCTGCTCACCACATTCTCTCCAAAGAGCCAAC TCTTCAAGCCTGCTTTGAAATCAGAGAAGATGCGAACCCTCAATCACGAAAACGGCACCTCACACGTTTCCAGGAGAACCCACAGGCCAACTGGGGACCCAAAGCACGTGCCAAAGCTGG TGGAAAAATCTCCTCTGAGCTGGAGGACAAAAGGAAACAGTTTCAGGGTAAAAGAAAGAAACCGATCACAGACTCTTCTCAACTCAAGACCTTCCCCTGCAAGAAGTTTCGGAAA GGAACATGTACATATGGAGATAAATGCTGTTATTCGCATGAACTTGAGAAAGAAACTGAGGAAAAGATGGACTAA
- the LOC127968572 gene encoding nucleus accumbens-associated protein 1 isoform X1, with product MAARREKESDSFIETLSRRSQARGLCSAGLYDMAQMLQMAIPNFGNNVLECLNEQRLQGLYCDVSVVVKGHTFKAHRAVLAASSSYFRDMFNSGSKSSVVELPPAVQPQSFQQILSFCYTGRLCMNLGDQFLLMYTAGFLQIQQIMEKGTEFFLKVSSPSCDSQGLHTEETPPSEPQSPVAQTGSGTVGAVPTATARPASCLTPLPLVSRVKTEQQPQAQQPQQEASSYSVVCTPVAKRLWEGGSREGGGGSGGGGGMRKAPRYSQDVSRCTGGAQPQSAALLGGSGTSNSNSNNNNNNSSSTPEGTSPGTPSMYTSDSPISYHDDDEEEEITDETTEEQYRQICNMYTMYSMLNVGATASERVESLPDHLTVESRGRGVRVRQDLASLPTELIAQIGNRCHPKLYEEGDPAEKLELVTSTSVFISRAQLMNCHVSAGTRHKVLLRRLLAAFFDRSTLANSCGTGIRSSTNDPNRKPLDSRVLHAVKFYCQNFAPSFKESEMNAIAADMCTNARRVVRKSWIPKLKLLMAESDAYANFLPDAAKMESDGLAVEHAFDTGSLEGGTASESGQSSTDALQGVSGDGNSLF from the exons ATGGCTGCCCGAAGAGAGAAAGAGTCGGACTCCTTCATTGAAACACTTTCCAGAAGATCGCAAGCGAGGGG ACTCTGTAGTGCTGGGCTTTACGACATGGCTCAGATGCTGCAGATGGCGATTCCCAACTTTGGCAACAATGTCCTGGAGTGTCTTAATGAGCAGAGACTTCAGGGACTGTACTGTGATGTGTCAGTGGTGGTGAAGGGTCACACATTTAAAGCCCACCGGGCAGTGCTGGCTGCCAGCAGCTCCTACTTTCGAGATATGTTCAACTCTGGAAGTAAGAGCTCCGTCGTGGAGTTACCACCAGCAGTCCAGCCTCAGAGCTTCCAGCAGATCCTTTCCTTCTGTTACACAGGCCGACTTTGCATGAACTTGGGTGATCAGTTTCTGTTAATGTACACGGCAGGATTCCTACAGATTCAGCAGATTATGGAAAAAGGCACAGAGTTCTTCCTAAAGGTCAGCTCACCAAGTTGTGATTCACAGGGCCTTCACACAGAAGAAACACCACCCTCAGAACCCCAGAGCCCTGTTGCTCAAACTGGAAGTGGTACTGTAGGTGCAGTCCCCACAGCAACAGCTCGACCTGCTTCCTGCCTAACACCCCTTCCATTGGTGTCAAGGGTGAAGACAGAGCAGCAACCTCAGGCCCAGCAGCCCCAACAAGAAGCATCATCATATTCAGTGGTTTGCACTCCAGTTGCTAAGCGTCTTTGGGAGGGAGGTAGCCGTGAAGGAGGTGGAGGATCAGGAGGAGGGGGAGGTATGAGGAAAGCACCCCGCTATTCGCAGGACGTGTCAAGGTGCACAGGAGGGGCACAGCCTCAAAGTGCAGCCTTATTGGGTGGAAGCGGTACCAGTAatagcaacagcaacaacaataacaacaacagcagTAGCACACCGGAAGGCACCAGCCCAGGCACACCCAGCATGTACACCAGTGATTCGCCAATCTCTTACCATGACGATGATGAAGAAGAGGAAATCACAGATGAAACCACGGAAGAACAGTACAGACAAATCTGTAATATGTACACTATGTACAGCATGTTAAACGTAGGGGCAACGG CCAGCGAACGAGTGGAATCACTTCCAGACCACCTCACAGTTGAATCAAGGGGAAGAGGAGTTCGAGTGAGGCAAGATCTGGCCTCTCTTCCCACTGAGCTTATTGCACAGATCGGAAACCGCTGTCATCCTAAACTCTATGAAGAAGGTGACCCTGCTGAGAAACTGGAGCTAGTAACAAGCACCAGTGTTTTTATTTCACGTGCTCAGCTGATGAACTGCCACGTTAGTGCGGGCACACGCCACAAAGTGTTGCTCAGGCGGCTCCTTGCTGCCTTTTTTGACCG AAGCACCCTTGCAAACAGCTGTGGGACAGGCATTCGGTCCTCCACAAATGACCCCAACCGCAAGCCACTGGACAGTCGGGTTCTCCATGCTGTTAAGT TTTACTGCCAGAACTTTGCTCCTAGTTTTAAAGAGAGTGAAATGAATGCGATCGCTGCAGACATGTGCACTAATGCGCGGCGTGTGGTACGCAAGAGCTGGATTCCGAAACTGAAGCTTCTGATGGCAGAAAGTGATGCTTATGCCAACTTTCTTCCGGACGCTGCCAAAATGGAGTCTGATGGCTTGGCTGTGGAGCATGCTTTTGACACAGGATCCCTTGAAGGTGGTACAGCCTCAGAATCAGGCCAGTCATCTACAGATGCCCTGCAAGGTGTGAGCGGGGATGGTAACAGCTTGTTTTAG
- the LOC127968583 gene encoding syntaxin-6 isoform X2, with protein MKEQLSSPSAVAQAEKKNKQALLGATAKDRFSGLEPHLVSANSRYIQEQQEQQQLIMQDQDEQLELVSGSIRVLKDMSGRIGDELDEQAVMLGEFHEEMDQTGSRMDSVLKKMEKVSHMTSSRRQWCAIGVLVIILIVVLILLCAL; from the exons ATGAAGGAGCAGCTCTCTAGTCCCTCAGCTGTGGCTCAAgcagagaagaaaaacaaacag GCTCTGCTGGGGGCCACGGCAAAGGATCGGTTCTCCGGTCTGGAGCCTCACCTGGTGTCTGCAAACTCCAGATACATTCAAGAGCAGCAGGAACAGCAGCAG CTGATCATGCAGGACCAGGATGAGCAGCTGGAACTGGTCTCAGGCAGTATCCGTGTCCTGAAGGACATGTCCGGCAGGATTGGAGACGAGCTGGATGAGCAGGCAgt TATGCTTGGCGAGTTTCATGAGGAAATGGACCAGACCGGTTCCAGAATGGACTCAGTATTGAAGAAAATGGAGAAGGTTTCACACATGACCAGCA GTCGGAGACAGTGGTGCGCTATTGGAGTTCTTGTCATCATCCTGATCGTGGTGCTCATTCTGTTATGCGCTCTTTAA
- the LOC127968583 gene encoding syntaxin-10 isoform X1 yields MSMEDPFFVVKGEVQKALSKAQGLFERWEDLLQEETPVSRDELDWSTNELRNCLRAIDWDLEDLHETISIVEANPGKFRLGEHELQERREFVERTRKSVQLMKEQLSSPSAVAQAEKKNKQALLGATAKDRFSGLEPHLVSANSRYIQEQQEQQQLIMQDQDEQLELVSGSIRVLKDMSGRIGDELDEQAVMLGEFHEEMDQTGSRMDSVLKKMEKVSHMTSSRRQWCAIGVLVIILIVVLILLCAL; encoded by the exons ATGTCGATGGAGGATCCTTTTTTCGTGGTTAAAGG GGAGGTGCAGAAGGCCCTGTCCAAGGCACAGGGGCTGTTCGAGCGCTGGGAGGACCTGCTTCAGGAGGAGACCCCTGTCAGCCGCGATGAGCTGGACTGGAGCACCAACGAACTCCGAAACTGCCTGAGGGCCATTGACTGGGACCTAGAGGATCTGCACGAAACCATCA GTATTGTGGAGGCAAACCCTGGAAAGTTCCGTTTAGGAGAACATGAACTCCAGGAAAGGCGGGAATTTGTGGAACGAACTCGTAAATCCGTGCAG CTGATGAAGGAGCAGCTCTCTAGTCCCTCAGCTGTGGCTCAAgcagagaagaaaaacaaacag GCTCTGCTGGGGGCCACGGCAAAGGATCGGTTCTCCGGTCTGGAGCCTCACCTGGTGTCTGCAAACTCCAGATACATTCAAGAGCAGCAGGAACAGCAGCAG CTGATCATGCAGGACCAGGATGAGCAGCTGGAACTGGTCTCAGGCAGTATCCGTGTCCTGAAGGACATGTCCGGCAGGATTGGAGACGAGCTGGATGAGCAGGCAgt TATGCTTGGCGAGTTTCATGAGGAAATGGACCAGACCGGTTCCAGAATGGACTCAGTATTGAAGAAAATGGAGAAGGTTTCACACATGACCAGCA GTCGGAGACAGTGGTGCGCTATTGGAGTTCTTGTCATCATCCTGATCGTGGTGCTCATTCTGTTATGCGCTCTTTAA